The following proteins come from a genomic window of Brevibacillus antibioticus:
- a CDS encoding RCC1 domain-containing protein, which produces MKKMKKLSVSLLVSALLLMPVGQAFACEDHEKIELVSAGSYHSLALKSDGTVWAWGHNLFGQLGDGSTKESTVPKQVSGLGNVIKIDAGSGSHSLALKNDGTVWAWGANGQWQVGSPSGSAVTTPTQMVGLDEVKDITAGSQFNLVLKENGSVWAWGKNELGLGDEALTKASKIPVKVANLDDVKKVKAGSSHSLALKNDGTVWAWGDNQYGQSGLGKNTYNSKVPVQIEGMTDIIDISTGYNYSLALKSDGTVWAWGENSYEQLGINKKTTQYTPVQVMNLENVTEVEAGRYYSFAKKEDGTVWAWGSNGHGGFGNGEITNYSLPVEITNLKGYKTLSSGNIHSLGVSAEGAAFGWGGNSFGQIGDGTKNIQKQLIKVLGQ; this is translated from the coding sequence ATGAAAAAGATGAAAAAATTATCAGTAAGTCTTCTAGTTTCCGCTTTGCTGTTGATGCCTGTTGGACAAGCATTTGCATGTGAAGATCACGAAAAGATTGAGTTGGTAAGTGCTGGTAGTTATCACTCACTTGCTCTTAAATCAGATGGAACAGTATGGGCTTGGGGGCATAATTTATTCGGACAATTAGGGGATGGCTCTACTAAAGAGAGTACAGTCCCAAAACAAGTGTCTGGACTAGGTAATGTTATAAAGATTGATGCAGGTTCTGGATCACATTCATTGGCATTAAAGAATGATGGAACAGTATGGGCTTGGGGGGCTAATGGACAGTGGCAAGTTGGTAGCCCAAGTGGGAGTGCGGTAACTACACCTACTCAAATGGTAGGACTTGATGAAGTGAAAGATATTACGGCGGGATCGCAATTTAACTTGGTGTTGAAAGAAAATGGAAGTGTATGGGCTTGGGGGAAGAATGAACTAGGGCTAGGCGACGAAGCTTTAACTAAGGCTTCCAAGATTCCTGTTAAGGTAGCAAATCTAGATGATGTGAAAAAAGTCAAAGCAGGGAGTTCCCATTCTCTTGCGTTAAAAAATGATGGAACTGTATGGGCATGGGGAGACAATCAATACGGCCAATCTGGTCTGGGGAAAAATACTTATAATTCAAAGGTACCTGTGCAAATCGAAGGAATGACGGATATTATTGATATTTCAACAGGTTACAATTATTCCTTGGCCTTGAAAAGTGATGGGACAGTATGGGCTTGGGGAGAGAATTCATATGAACAATTAGGTATTAATAAAAAGACCACCCAATATACTCCAGTACAAGTTATGAATCTTGAAAATGTAACAGAAGTTGAAGCTGGTAGATATTACTCTTTTGCCAAAAAAGAGGATGGAACAGTATGGGCGTGGGGTAGCAATGGACATGGAGGATTTGGTAATGGAGAGATAACTAATTACTCCTTACCGGTTGAAATTACTAATTTAAAGGGTTATAAAACTTTATCGTCTGGAAATATTCATTCTTTGGGTGTAAGTGCGGAAGGAGCTGCTTTCGGATGGGGAGGCAATTCTTTCGGACAAATTGGAGATGGAACTAAAAATATCCAAAAACAACTAATTAAAGTTTTAGGTCAATAA
- a CDS encoding discoidin domain-containing protein, with translation MIFAKKITKPFLSFALMFSVLFSGQGIVLAEEDHYSGDLIPTMTSNTAPSGTVTASSIWSVNNHQPFHAFDDSDAMYGWCSAEGALTGWVAYEFNNPVKIEKYTLKPRKNNIDGVKEQPKTWTFEGWDGTNWVVLDTQTGVTDWAMGKIKEFTFSNQTSFNKYRINITANNGSRKFVTIGEMEMMEKVNSTPNPEPEPEPEPEPEPQPEPQPEPQPNPTGDDALLVIKMISGLEKEFELSASEVQDFIVWYNGRADGHGKETYMFDKDFNKGPFTSRKDYVAFSKIQSFEVMEYTK, from the coding sequence ATGATTTTTGCAAAAAAAATCACCAAACCGTTTCTAAGCTTTGCACTTATGTTTTCTGTTTTATTTTCTGGTCAGGGAATTGTGCTTGCAGAAGAAGATCATTATTCTGGGGATTTGATCCCTACTATGACAAGCAATACTGCTCCTAGTGGAACTGTTACTGCTAGTAGTATTTGGAGTGTGAACAATCATCAACCTTTTCATGCTTTCGATGATTCCGATGCAATGTACGGTTGGTGCAGTGCTGAAGGTGCTTTAACAGGCTGGGTAGCCTATGAATTCAATAATCCTGTAAAAATCGAAAAATATACACTTAAACCGCGAAAGAATAATATTGATGGTGTTAAGGAGCAACCGAAAACATGGACGTTTGAAGGCTGGGATGGAACAAATTGGGTAGTTCTTGATACTCAAACTGGTGTAACCGATTGGGCAATGGGTAAAATAAAAGAATTTACTTTCTCGAACCAGACTTCGTTTAACAAATACCGTATTAATATTACCGCGAACAACGGTTCTCGAAAGTTTGTGACTATTGGCGAAATGGAAATGATGGAGAAAGTCAATTCCACTCCCAATCCTGAGCCTGAGCCGGAACCGGAACCGGAACCGGAACCACAACCAGAACCACAACCAGAACCACAACCAAATCCAACTGGTGACGATGCTCTTCTTGTTATTAAAATGATCAGTGGACTCGAGAAAGAATTTGAACTATCTGCATCTGAAGTACAAGACTTCATCGTCTGGTACAATGGCCGTGCAGACGGACATGGCAAAGAAACATATATGTTCGATAAGGACTTTAACAAGGGACCATTTACTTCTAGAAAAGATTACGTAGCATTCAGTAAGATTCAATCGTTCGAAGTGATGGAATATACCAAATAA
- a CDS encoding FG-GAP repeat domain-containing protein, producing MACPFFQPAVEYDTGGTSPSSITSADFNGDGLIDLAVVNIGSNDVSILINNGSGVFSVSQTITFNTLFPGSLLGQIAAADFNGDGHIDLAVTDQTPNDRVFILLNNGDGTFAAPVAYSTGVFPAVSQSFAIATGDFDGVNGVDLAIANVGQITGTSFITVLLNNGSGVFTMAPGSPFATTPGLAPFDIVAADFNGDGKLDLATANRDTNDITIFNGNGDGTFQTPGVSFSVLPGGSSPLSLVAADLNGDGSIDIAVANIATSNVTVFLNNGFGSFTEAAGSPFPLGTDAFPFDITAADFNCDGAIDLATPNAGSDNVSVLINNGSGGFSTPFQFPTGAGPFSITVADFNGDGRVDIATANEDSGNVSVLLNGCVQPPTCPPDMVVPCPIVNYPTPVATCP from the coding sequence TTGGCTTGCCCATTTTTTCAGCCCGCAGTCGAATATGATACGGGAGGGACATCTCCATCCAGCATTACATCTGCTGACTTTAATGGAGACGGTTTAATAGACCTAGCCGTAGTGAATATTGGGTCCAACGATGTTTCTATTCTTATCAACAACGGTTCCGGCGTGTTTTCCGTATCGCAAACGATAACCTTCAATACTTTGTTCCCTGGGTCTTTATTAGGGCAAATTGCAGCAGCAGATTTTAATGGAGATGGCCACATTGATTTGGCTGTAACGGATCAAACTCCCAATGACCGCGTTTTTATCCTTTTGAATAACGGGGATGGCACCTTTGCTGCACCTGTAGCTTATAGTACAGGTGTGTTTCCTGCTGTTTCGCAATCTTTTGCTATTGCTACAGGGGACTTTGATGGTGTAAACGGTGTGGACTTAGCTATAGCAAATGTAGGCCAAATTACAGGAACTAGCTTCATTACTGTCTTGTTGAATAATGGATCAGGTGTATTTACCATGGCGCCAGGAAGTCCTTTTGCCACTACCCCTGGTTTGGCCCCTTTTGATATTGTAGCGGCCGACTTTAATGGGGATGGCAAGCTTGATCTGGCCACTGCCAATCGGGACACGAATGATATAACGATATTTAACGGGAATGGGGACGGTACGTTCCAAACTCCTGGAGTGAGTTTCTCTGTACTTCCAGGGGGATCATCCCCCCTTAGCCTTGTAGCAGCTGACTTAAATGGTGATGGGTCTATCGATATTGCTGTCGCTAATATTGCTACGAGTAATGTAACCGTCTTTCTAAACAATGGATTCGGTTCTTTTACAGAAGCAGCAGGGAGTCCCTTTCCCTTGGGCACTGATGCCTTTCCTTTTGATATAACAGCGGCGGACTTTAATTGTGATGGAGCCATTGATTTGGCTACCCCAAATGCAGGTTCTGATAACGTTTCTGTACTTATAAACAACGGGTCAGGAGGGTTCTCGACTCCCTTTCAATTCCCTACAGGAGCAGGTCCTTTCAGCATTACAGTAGCTGATTTTAACGGAGACGGAAGAGTTGACATCGCTACTGCAAACGAGGATTCGGGCAATGTTTCTGTTTTGCTAAATGGCTGCGTGCAGCCACCAACCTGCCCGCCTGACATGGTAGTACCCTGCCCGATCGTAAACTATCCAACACCTGTTGCCACCTGCCCCTGA
- a CDS encoding HYR domain-containing protein, with protein MDFPVGMTMLTCTARDQSGNTASCSFVVTVTFGAPNSIQPEIIRVKKVYDWVVLQSNFRLILDLNQSRDDQGNQK; from the coding sequence ATGGACTTTCCTGTAGGAATGACAATGCTCACCTGCACAGCCAGGGATCAGTCAGGAAATACGGCCTCATGCAGCTTTGTGGTTACCGTCACCTTTGGAGCCCCCAATAGTATTCAACCGGAAATCATTCGCGTAAAAAAAGTGTATGATTGGGTTGTCCTTCAATCTAATTTTAGGCTCATACTGGATTTGAATCAGAGTCGTGATGATCAAGGTAATCAAAAATGA
- a CDS encoding APC family permease, with the protein MISEFKRFLLGRPMKSSELAEEKLNKVKALAVLSSDALSSVAYGTEQILLVLITLGAVAMWYSIPISIAVVGLLTILILSYRQTIFAYTTGGGAYIVAKENLGTTTGLVAGGSLLVDYILTVAVSTSASTDAITSAFPVLHEHRVLLALFMIATVTVLNLRGITESATILMYPVYLFVAAILVLIIGGGFQWLAGNVQAHPPEYGAVVPGITLFLLLRAFSSGCSALTGVEAVSNAIPNFKDPAPKNAALTLMMMGLILGVMFSGISLLAYLYGISPNPKETVVSQIASAVFGRGIMYYSIQAVTALILFLAANTAFAAFPLLAFMFAKDRFMPNMFMVRGDRLGFSNGIIFLAILSALLVIAFKGETENLIPLYALGVFIPFTLSQAGMMKRWISLKPPGWLLPFVINTVGMLTTLTICLIFLLTKISQVWPIFVFLPIVIFIFRKINQHYRDLADELRLDMETDKPEPKGSVIVIPVAGISQVVKNTISYAQSLSDDIVAVYVGFSDEDMKKMEEKWDLWNPGVRLIVLRSHYRSIIRPLFKFIDTVEWKKAETDHVTVMIPQFITKRWWHNLLHNQTSLLIRAYLFARQDVKIATVPYRLKK; encoded by the coding sequence ATGATCTCAGAATTCAAGCGATTTTTACTCGGTAGACCTATGAAATCAAGTGAACTTGCCGAAGAAAAGTTAAATAAAGTGAAAGCTTTGGCGGTTCTTTCATCAGATGCTCTTTCTTCTGTCGCTTACGGAACAGAACAGATTCTTCTCGTGCTAATTACTTTGGGTGCAGTAGCGATGTGGTACTCTATCCCCATATCCATTGCGGTTGTTGGGCTTTTAACCATCCTCATTTTGTCTTACCGCCAAACCATCTTTGCTTATACAACTGGTGGTGGAGCATACATTGTCGCAAAGGAAAATTTGGGAACCACTACTGGACTAGTTGCAGGTGGCTCTTTGCTCGTGGATTACATTTTAACAGTTGCTGTGAGTACGTCTGCTTCTACAGACGCTATTACCTCAGCATTTCCAGTACTACATGAACATCGCGTTCTTCTTGCCTTGTTCATGATTGCAACCGTAACGGTATTAAATTTACGTGGAATAACAGAATCGGCAACGATTTTAATGTACCCTGTCTATTTGTTTGTTGCCGCTATTCTCGTATTGATTATTGGCGGCGGGTTTCAATGGTTGGCTGGAAATGTTCAAGCTCATCCCCCCGAATATGGGGCAGTTGTTCCGGGTATAACTTTATTCCTGCTCTTGAGAGCGTTTAGTTCAGGGTGTTCGGCATTAACAGGGGTAGAAGCCGTATCCAATGCGATTCCAAACTTCAAGGACCCCGCACCGAAAAATGCAGCATTGACTCTTATGATGATGGGACTCATCCTCGGTGTTATGTTCAGTGGCATTAGCCTGTTGGCTTATTTATATGGTATTTCACCAAATCCAAAGGAGACTGTGGTATCTCAAATCGCCTCTGCTGTTTTTGGACGAGGAATCATGTATTACTCGATCCAAGCTGTTACAGCACTTATTTTATTCCTGGCCGCTAATACTGCTTTTGCAGCCTTTCCTTTACTCGCCTTTATGTTTGCCAAGGACAGATTTATGCCAAATATGTTCATGGTTCGGGGAGATCGTCTTGGGTTTTCAAACGGGATTATTTTCTTGGCTATTCTTTCCGCCCTATTAGTGATTGCGTTTAAAGGAGAAACGGAAAACTTAATCCCTTTATATGCCCTTGGGGTTTTTATACCGTTTACCTTGTCACAAGCCGGAATGATGAAACGCTGGATTTCCCTAAAACCCCCCGGGTGGCTACTCCCTTTTGTTATCAATACGGTAGGAATGCTAACGACCCTTACCATTTGCCTCATCTTTTTACTTACAAAAATCTCACAAGTATGGCCGATTTTTGTGTTCCTGCCTATCGTCATCTTCATCTTTAGGAAGATCAATCAGCATTATAGAGATTTGGCAGATGAGTTACGACTTGATATGGAAACAGACAAACCCGAACCAAAAGGGAGTGTCATCGTTATTCCTGTGGCTGGGATTTCGCAGGTTGTGAAAAACACCATTAGTTATGCACAATCCTTATCAGACGACATTGTCGCGGTCTACGTCGGATTCAGTGATGAGGACATGAAAAAAATGGAGGAAAAATGGGATCTCTGGAATCCCGGAGTACGTTTGATTGTCCTGCGTTCACATTATCGCAGTATCATCAGACCTTTGTTTAAGTTTATTGATACGGTTGAGTGGAAAAAGGCAGAAACGGACCACGTTACTGTCATGATTCCACAGTTTATTACCAAGCGCTGGTGGCATAACTTACTTCATAACCAGACGAGTCTATTGATCCGCGCGTATTTATTCGCCCGCCAAGATGTAAAAATTGCTACGGTTCCATATCGGTTAAAGAAATGA
- a CDS encoding YdeI/OmpD-associated family protein has protein sequence MTTSKTNPKVDEFLSKAKKWKAEYEKLRSIVLDCELTEDFKWMHPCYTFEKKNIVLIHGFKEYCALLFQKGALLKDPHGILIQQTENVQAARQIRFTNVEEIMEIQSILKAYIQEAIEVEKAGLEVDFKKHEEYIIPEELQNKWNEIPALKTAFEALTPGRQRAYLLHFSAPKQAKTREARIEKCMQQILDGKGLND, from the coding sequence ATGACAACAAGTAAAACGAATCCTAAGGTTGATGAATTTTTAAGCAAGGCGAAAAAGTGGAAGGCAGAATACGAAAAGCTGAGAAGTATTGTTCTTGATTGTGAGTTGACCGAAGATTTTAAGTGGATGCATCCTTGTTACACGTTTGAGAAAAAAAACATCGTTTTAATACATGGATTTAAAGAATATTGTGCGCTTCTGTTTCAAAAAGGTGCCTTGTTAAAGGATCCTCACGGGATTCTCATTCAACAAACGGAGAATGTACAGGCTGCGCGGCAGATCCGGTTCACCAATGTAGAAGAAATCATGGAAATCCAATCCATTCTAAAGGCCTATATTCAGGAAGCCATTGAAGTTGAAAAAGCCGGTTTGGAAGTGGACTTTAAAAAGCATGAAGAATACATCATTCCAGAAGAATTGCAAAATAAATGGAATGAAATCCCTGCCTTGAAAACTGCTTTTGAAGCATTGACTCCGGGACGGCAAAGAGCCTACCTTCTTCATTTTTCAGCACCCAAACAAGCCAAAACACGAGAGGCAAGGATTGAAAAATGTATGCAACAAATTCTCGATGGAAAGGGATTAAATGATTAA